One Enterobacter cloacae subsp. cloacae ATCC 13047 genomic window carries:
- a CDS encoding Mu transposase C-terminal domain-containing protein → MTSDTPPIAAQGVATLPDEAWAQARHRTEIIGPLAALEVVGHEAADEAAQALGLSRRQVYVLIRRARQGTGLVTDLTPGRSGGGKGKGRLPEPVERIIRELLQKRFLTKQKRSLAAFHREVAQACKTQKLPVPARNTVAQRIAGLHPAKIARSRGGQDAARPLQGAGGIPPEVTMPLEQVQIDHTVIDLIVVDERDRQPIGRPYLTLAIDVFTRCVLGMVVTLEAPSAVSVGLCLAHAACDKRPWLEGLNVEMDWPMSGKPRLLYLDNAAEFKSEALRRGCEQHGIRLDYRPPGQPHYGGIVERIIGTAMQMIHDELPGTTFSNPGQRGEYDSEKMATLTLRELERWLALAVGTYHGSVHNGLLQPPAARWAEAVERVGVPAVVTRPTAFLVDFLPVIRRTLTRTGFVIDHIHYYADALKPWIARRERLPAFLIRRDPRDISRIWVLEPEGQHYLEIHYRTLSHPAVTLWEQRQALAKLRQLGREQVDESALFRMIGQMREIVTTAQKATRKARRDADRRQHLKTSEPPAKPIPPDVDMADPQADNLPPAKPFDQIEEW, encoded by the coding sequence ATGACATCAGACACTCCACCGATTGCCGCGCAAGGCGTGGCCACCCTGCCCGACGAGGCATGGGCGCAAGCCCGGCACCGGACGGAAATCATCGGGCCACTGGCAGCGCTTGAGGTGGTCGGGCATGAAGCCGCCGATGAGGCAGCCCAAGCGCTGGGCCTGTCCCGGCGACAGGTATATGTCCTGATCCGTCGCGCCCGGCAGGGTACTGGCCTGGTAACAGACCTGACGCCCGGCCGATCCGGCGGCGGCAAAGGCAAGGGGCGCTTGCCGGAACCGGTCGAGCGCATCATCCGCGAGCTGCTGCAAAAGCGCTTCCTGACCAAGCAGAAACGCAGCCTGGCGGCGTTCCACCGCGAAGTCGCGCAGGCGTGCAAAACCCAGAAGCTGCCGGTGCCGGCGCGCAACACCGTGGCCCAGCGGATTGCCGGACTACATCCGGCGAAAATAGCCCGCAGCCGGGGCGGGCAGGACGCTGCCCGTCCCTTGCAAGGCGCGGGTGGCATTCCGCCCGAAGTCACCATGCCGCTGGAACAGGTGCAGATCGACCACACCGTCATCGACCTGATCGTGGTCGACGAGCGCGACCGGCAACCGATTGGCCGCCCATATTTGACCCTCGCCATCGACGTGTTCACGCGCTGCGTACTCGGCATGGTGGTCACGCTGGAAGCGCCGTCCGCCGTCTCGGTCGGCCTATGCCTCGCGCATGCCGCCTGCGACAAGCGGCCCTGGCTGGAAGGGCTGAATGTGGAAATGGACTGGCCGATGAGCGGCAAGCCCAGGCTGCTCTATCTGGACAACGCGGCCGAGTTCAAAAGCGAAGCGCTGCGCCGTGGCTGCGAACAGCATGGCATCCGGCTGGACTATCGCCCACCAGGCCAGCCGCACTACGGCGGCATCGTGGAACGGATCATCGGCACGGCGATGCAGATGATCCACGACGAATTACCGGGGACGACCTTCTCCAATCCCGGCCAGCGCGGCGAGTACGATTCCGAGAAGATGGCCACCCTGACGCTGCGCGAGCTGGAGCGCTGGCTCGCGTTGGCGGTAGGCACCTATCACGGCTCCGTGCACAACGGCCTGCTCCAGCCGCCGGCCGCGCGCTGGGCCGAGGCCGTGGAGCGCGTTGGCGTCCCGGCCGTCGTTACCCGCCCCACCGCGTTTTTGGTCGATTTCCTGCCGGTGATCCGCCGCACCCTGACCCGCACCGGCTTTGTCATCGACCACATCCACTACTACGCCGACGCCCTCAAGCCGTGGATTGCCCGGCGCGAGCGCTTGCCCGCCTTCCTGATCCGGCGCGATCCGCGCGACATCAGCCGCATCTGGGTACTGGAACCGGAAGGTCAGCACTATCTGGAGATCCACTACCGCACCTTGTCCCATCCGGCCGTCACCCTCTGGGAACAACGCCAGGCGCTGGCCAAATTGCGTCAGCTCGGGCGCGAGCAGGTGGACGAGTCGGCGCTGTTCCGCATGATCGGGCAGATGCGCGAGATCGTGACCACCGCCCAGAAGGCCACGCGCAAGGCGCGGCGCGACGCTGATCGCCGCCAGCACCTCAAGACGTCGGAGCCACCGGCCAAGCCCATACCGCCGGATGTGGACATGGCTGACCCGCAGGCAGACAACCTGCCGCCGGCCAAACCGTTCGATCAGATCGAGGAGTGGTAG
- a CDS encoding TniB family NTP-binding protein has product MDEYPVIDLSHLLPAAQGLARLPADERIQRIRADRWIGYPRAVEALNRLETLYAWPNKQRMPNLLLVGPTNNGKSMIVEKFRRAHPVGTDADQEHIPVLVVQMPSEPSVIRFYVALLAAMGAPLRPRPRLPEMEQLALALLRKVGVRMLVIDELHNVLAGNSVNRREFLNLLRFLGNELRIPLVGVGTREAYLAIRSDDQLENRFEPMLLPPWEANEDCCSLLASFAASLPLRRPSPIATLDMARYLLTRSEGTIGELAHLLVAAAVAAVESGEEAINHRTLSMADYIGPSERRRQFERELM; this is encoded by the coding sequence GTGGACGAATATCCCGTCATTGACCTGTCCCACCTGCTGCCAGCGGCACAGGGTTTGGCCAGGCTGCCGGCAGACGAGCGCATCCAGCGCATTCGCGCCGACCGCTGGATCGGCTACCCGCGCGCGGTCGAGGCGCTGAACCGGCTGGAAACTCTGTATGCGTGGCCGAACAAGCAACGCATGCCAAACCTGCTGCTGGTCGGCCCCACCAACAACGGCAAGTCGATGATCGTCGAGAAATTCCGGCGGGCGCACCCGGTCGGCACCGACGCTGACCAAGAACATATCCCGGTGCTGGTCGTGCAGATGCCGTCAGAGCCATCGGTGATCCGCTTCTATGTCGCGCTGCTGGCTGCGATGGGCGCGCCGCTGCGCCCGCGCCCACGGCTGCCGGAAATGGAGCAACTGGCGCTGGCCCTGCTGCGCAAGGTCGGCGTGCGCATGCTGGTGATCGACGAACTGCACAATGTACTGGCTGGCAACAGCGTTAACCGGCGCGAGTTCCTCAACCTGCTGCGCTTCCTCGGCAACGAGCTGCGTATCCCCCTGGTCGGGGTCGGCACGCGCGAGGCGTACCTGGCCATCCGTTCGGACGATCAGTTGGAAAACCGCTTCGAGCCGATGCTGCTGCCGCCGTGGGAGGCCAATGAGGACTGCTGCTCGCTGCTGGCCAGCTTCGCGGCGTCACTCCCGCTACGGCGGCCATCCCCGATTGCCACGCTGGACATGGCCCGCTACCTGCTCACCCGGAGCGAAGGCACCATCGGCGAGCTTGCACATCTGCTGGTGGCGGCGGCCGTCGCCGCCGTGGAGAGTGGCGAGGAAGCGATCAACCACCGCACGCTCAGCATGGCCGACTACATCGGCCCCAGTGAGCGGCGGCGACAGTTCGAGCGGGAACTGATGTGA
- a CDS encoding TniQ family protein, with protein sequence MKSAPRWPLHPAPKEGEALSSWLNRVAACYQMDVHELLAHDLGHSQLDDLDTAPSLSLLTALCQRSGVELERLRSMSLAGWVPWLLDSLDDSVPAALETYTFQCAVLLPKRTRKVRSITRWRAWLPSQTIRRACPQCLNDPTNQAVLLVWQLPLMLSCPQHGCWLESYWGMPGRYLQWEIADAAPRPADDAIACMDRRTWQALTTGFVELPRRRVHAGLWFRLLRTLLDELNTPLSHCGSCSASIRHVWERCGHPLRAGQSLWRPYEILAPAVQWQMLEAAATAITLIESKALIPRGEQAALFQTEPYTGFTNGLPAKVPKPEPINHWQRAAQAIDEAIIEARHNPETARLLFTLASYGRRDPESLERLRATFTKEGIPPEFLSHYEPEWPFAGLRLNDGLSDSF encoded by the coding sequence GTGAAGTCCGCGCCGCGCTGGCCGCTGCATCCGGCACCCAAGGAAGGCGAAGCCCTGTCCTCATGGCTCAACCGGGTCGCCGCCTGCTACCAGATGGACGTGCACGAGCTGCTGGCCCACGATCTTGGTCACAGCCAACTTGATGACCTGGATACCGCACCATCCTTGTCGTTGCTGACGGCGCTCTGCCAGCGCAGTGGCGTCGAGCTGGAGCGGTTGCGCAGCATGAGTCTTGCAGGCTGGGTGCCGTGGCTGCTCGACAGTCTCGACGATTCGGTACCAGCAGCCTTGGAAACCTATACATTCCAATGCGCGGTGCTCCTGCCCAAGCGCACCCGCAAGGTGCGGTCCATCACTCGCTGGCGTGCCTGGCTACCGAGCCAGACGATTCGCCGGGCGTGTCCGCAGTGTCTGAACGATCCAACGAATCAAGCTGTGCTACTCGTCTGGCAGCTCCCCTTGATGCTGAGCTGCCCGCAGCATGGCTGCTGGCTGGAGTCCTACTGGGGCATGCCCGGCCGGTATCTTCAGTGGGAAATCGCCGATGCTGCGCCGCGCCCTGCCGATGACGCAATCGCCTGCATGGACCGGCGCACCTGGCAGGCGCTGACGACGGGTTTTGTGGAGCTGCCGCGTCGGCGTGTCCACGCCGGCTTGTGGTTCCGGCTGCTGCGCACCCTGCTTGATGAGCTGAACACGCCGCTCTCGCACTGCGGCAGTTGCTCGGCGAGCATCCGCCATGTCTGGGAGCGCTGCGGCCATCCGCTGCGCGCCGGGCAGAGTCTGTGGCGTCCCTACGAGATTCTGGCCCCGGCGGTGCAGTGGCAGATGCTGGAGGCGGCGGCCACCGCCATCACGCTGATCGAGTCAAAGGCGCTGATCCCGCGCGGGGAACAGGCCGCGCTGTTTCAGACGGAGCCGTACACTGGTTTCACCAACGGCCTGCCGGCGAAGGTGCCGAAGCCGGAACCCATCAACCACTGGCAACGAGCAGCCCAGGCCATCGATGAGGCCATCATTGAAGCGCGACACAACCCGGAGACGGCCCGCTTGCTGTTCACACTGGCGTCCTACGGGCGACGCGACCCCGAATCCCTGGAACGTTTGCGCGCCACGTTCACCAAGGAGGGCATCCCGCCGGAGTTTTTGTCACATTACGAGCCTGAATGGCCGTTTGCAGGTCTTAGACTAAATGACGGGTTAAGTGACAGTTTTTGA
- a CDS encoding recombinase family protein, translated as MLIGYMRVSKADGSQATDLQRDALIAAGVDPVHLYEDQASGMREDRPGLTSCLKALRTGDTLVVWKLDRLGRDLRHLINTVHDLTGRGIGLKVLTGHGAAIDTTTAAGKLVFGIFAALAEFERELIAERTIAGLASARARGRKGGRPFKMTAAKLRLAMAAMGQPETKVGDLCQELGVTRQTLYRHVSPKGELRPDGEKLLSRI; from the coding sequence ATGCTGATAGGCTACATGCGGGTATCGAAGGCGGACGGCTCCCAGGCTACCGATTTGCAGCGCGACGCGCTGATTGCCGCCGGGGTCGATCCAGTACATCTTTACGAGGACCAGGCATCCGGCATGCGCGAGGATCGGCCCGGCTTGACGAGCTGCCTGAAGGCGTTGCGAACTGGCGACACACTGGTCGTGTGGAAACTGGATCGGCTCGGACGCGACCTGCGACATCTCATCAACACCGTGCACGACCTGACTGGGCGCGGCATCGGCTTGAAGGTATTAACCGGGCACGGCGCGGCCATCGACACCACGACCGCCGCCGGCAAGCTGGTCTTTGGCATCTTCGCCGCCCTGGCCGAGTTCGAGCGCGAGTTGATCGCGGAGCGCACGATTGCCGGCCTAGCCTCGGCCCGCGCGCGCGGGCGGAAAGGCGGCCGGCCGTTCAAGATGACCGCCGCCAAGCTGCGGCTGGCGATGGCGGCAATGGGTCAGCCAGAGACCAAGGTCGGCGACCTGTGCCAGGAACTTGGCGTCACGCGGCAGACCCTGTATCGGCATGTTTCACCCAAGGGTGAGCTACGTCCAGATGGCGAGAAGCTACTCAGCCGAATTTGA
- the merE gene encoding broad-spectrum mercury transporter MerE — MNSPERLPSETHKPITGYLWGALAVLTCPCHLPILAIVLAGTTAGAFIGEYWGIAALTLTGLFVLSVTRLLRAFKDRS; from the coding sequence ATGAACAGCCCCGAGCGCTTGCCGTCCGAGACGCACAAACCGATCACCGGCTACCTGTGGGGCGCGCTGGCCGTGCTCACCTGTCCCTGCCATTTGCCGATTCTCGCCATTGTGCTGGCCGGCACGACGGCCGGCGCGTTCATCGGAGAGTACTGGGGTATCGCAGCCCTCACGCTGACCGGTTTGTTCGTCCTGTCTGTGACACGACTGCTGCGGGCCTTCAAAGATCGATCATGA
- the merD gene encoding mercury resistance co-regulator MerD: MSAYTVSRLALDAGVSVHIVRDYLLRGLLRPVACTPGGYGLFDDAALQRLCFVRAAFEAGIGLDALARLCRALDAADGDEAAAQLAVLRQFVERRREALADLEVQLATMPTEPAQHAESLP; this comes from the coding sequence ATGAGCGCCTACACCGTGTCCCGGCTGGCCCTTGATGCCGGGGTGAGCGTGCATATCGTGCGCGACTACCTGCTGCGCGGATTGCTGCGTCCGGTGGCGTGCACCCCGGGCGGCTATGGCCTGTTCGATGATGCCGCCTTGCAACGGCTGTGCTTCGTGCGGGCGGCCTTCGAGGCGGGCATCGGCCTGGACGCGCTGGCGCGGCTGTGCCGGGCGCTGGATGCTGCGGACGGCGATGAAGCGGCCGCGCAGCTTGCCGTTCTGCGCCAGTTCGTCGAGCGTCGGCGCGAAGCGTTGGCCGATCTGGAGGTGCAGTTGGCCACCATGCCGACCGAGCCGGCACAGCACGCGGAGAGTCTGCCATGA
- the merA gene encoding mercury(II) reductase encodes MTEITVNGMTCTSCATHVKDALEKIPGVNAAVVSYPESRAQVMADTAVSHNQLLAAIAALGYQGSIRVGDFKDEPKIRDALEGAGLHIAIIGSGGAAMAAALKAVEQGATVTLIERGTIGGTCVNIGCVPSKIMIRAAHIAHLRRESPFDGGIAATVPAIDRSKLLAQQQARVDELRHAKYEGILDGNPAITVLHGEARFKDDQSLVVRLNEGGEREVTFDRCLVATGASPAVPPIPGLKESPYWTSTEALVSDTIPARLAVIGSSVVALELAQAFARLGSQVTILARSTLFFREDPAIGEAVTAAFRAEGIEVLEHTQASQVAHVNGEFVLTTGHGELRADKLLVATGRAPNTRSLALDAAGVTVNAQGAIVIDQGMRTSNPNIYAAGDCTDQPQFVYVAAAAGTRAAINMTGGDAALNLTAMPAVVFTDPQVATVGYSEAEAHHDGIETDSRTLTLDNVPRALANFDTRGFIKLVIEEGSGRLIGVQAVAPEAGELIQTAVLAIRNRMTVQELADQLFPYLTMVEGLKLAAQTFNKDVKQLSCCAG; translated from the coding sequence ATGACCGAAATCACCGTGAATGGCATGACCTGCACATCCTGCGCCACCCATGTCAAAGATGCTTTGGAAAAGATTCCCGGCGTGAATGCCGCTGTGGTGTCCTATCCAGAAAGCCGCGCGCAAGTCATGGCAGACACCGCCGTGAGCCACAACCAACTGCTGGCCGCCATCGCCGCATTGGGTTATCAAGGCTCGATCCGGGTTGGTGATTTCAAAGATGAACCAAAAATCCGTGATGCACTTGAGGGCGCCGGTTTGCATATCGCCATCATTGGCAGCGGCGGGGCCGCGATGGCGGCGGCGCTGAAGGCCGTCGAGCAAGGCGCGACGGTCACGCTGATCGAACGCGGCACCATCGGCGGCACCTGCGTCAATATCGGCTGTGTGCCGTCCAAGATCATGATCCGCGCTGCCCATATTGCCCATCTGCGCCGGGAAAGTCCGTTCGACGGCGGTATTGCGGCAACTGTGCCTGCGATTGACCGCAGCAAACTGCTGGCCCAGCAGCAGGCCCGTGTCGATGAACTGCGGCACGCCAAATACGAAGGCATCCTGGACGGCAATCCAGCCATCACCGTTTTGCACGGTGAAGCGCGTTTCAAGGACGACCAGAGCCTGGTCGTCCGTTTGAACGAGGGTGGCGAGCGCGAGGTAACGTTCGACCGCTGCCTGGTCGCCACCGGTGCCAGTCCGGCCGTGCCGCCGATTCCGGGCCTGAAAGAGTCACCCTACTGGACTTCCACCGAAGCGCTTGTCAGCGACACCATTCCCGCACGCCTGGCCGTGATCGGTTCGTCGGTGGTGGCGTTGGAACTGGCGCAAGCCTTTGCCCGGCTCGGCAGCCAGGTCACGATCCTGGCACGCAGCACCTTGTTCTTCCGGGAAGACCCGGCCATCGGCGAGGCCGTGACAGCCGCTTTCCGCGCCGAGGGCATCGAGGTGCTGGAGCACACGCAAGCCAGCCAGGTCGCCCATGTGAACGGCGAATTCGTGCTGACCACCGGACACGGTGAATTACGCGCTGACAAGTTGCTGGTTGCCACCGGTCGGGCACCGAATACGCGCAGCCTCGCGCTGGACGCGGCGGGGGTCACTGTCAATGCGCAAGGGGCCATCGTTATCGACCAAGGCATGCGCACGAGCAACCCGAACATCTACGCGGCCGGCGACTGCACCGACCAGCCGCAGTTCGTCTACGTGGCAGCGGCCGCCGGCACCCGTGCCGCGATCAACATGACCGGCGGCGACGCAGCCCTCAATCTGACCGCGATGCCGGCAGTGGTGTTCACCGACCCGCAAGTCGCCACCGTGGGCTACAGCGAGGCGGAAGCGCACCACGATGGCATCGAGACCGACAGTCGCACGCTGACACTCGACAACGTTCCGCGAGCGCTTGCCAACTTCGACACACGCGGCTTCATCAAGCTGGTCATCGAGGAAGGTAGCGGACGGCTCATCGGCGTGCAGGCGGTGGCCCCGGAAGCGGGCGAACTGATCCAGACGGCGGTGCTCGCCATCCGCAACCGCATGACGGTGCAGGAACTGGCCGACCAGTTGTTCCCCTACCTGACAATGGTCGAGGGGTTGAAGCTTGCGGCGCAGACCTTCAACAAGGACGTGAAGCAGCTTTCCTGCTGCGCTGGATAA
- the merF gene encoding mercury resistance system transport protein MerF, with the protein MKDPKTLLRVSIIGTTLVALCCFTPVLVILLGVVGLSALTGYLDYVLLPALAIFIGLTIYAIQRKRQADACCTPKFNGVKK; encoded by the coding sequence ATGAAAGACCCGAAGACACTGCTGCGGGTCAGCATCATTGGCACAACCCTCGTGGCGCTGTGTTGCTTCACCCCTGTTCTGGTCATTTTGCTCGGTGTGGTCGGCTTGTCCGCGCTGACCGGCTATCTGGACTATGTGCTGCTGCCTGCGCTGGCGATTTTCATCGGCTTGACCATCTACGCCATCCAACGAAAACGCCAAGCCGATGCCTGCTGCACCCCGAAATTCAATGGAGTAAAAAAATGA
- the merP gene encoding mercury resistance system periplasmic binding protein MerP, producing the protein MKKLLSALALAAVVAPVWAATQTVTLSVPGMTCSACPITVKKAISKVDGVSKVDVTFETREAVVTFDDAKTSVQKLTKATEDAGYPSSVKN; encoded by the coding sequence ATGAAAAAGCTGCTTTCCGCCCTTGCCCTCGCTGCCGTTGTTGCCCCCGTGTGGGCCGCCACCCAGACCGTTACGTTGTCCGTACCGGGCATGACCTGCTCGGCCTGTCCGATCACTGTCAAGAAGGCGATTTCCAAGGTCGATGGCGTCAGTAAAGTTGACGTGACCTTCGAGACGCGCGAAGCGGTGGTCACCTTCGATGATGCCAAGACCAGCGTGCAGAAACTGACCAAGGCTACCGAGGATGCGGGCTACCCATCATCAGTCAAGAACTGA
- the merT gene encoding mercuric ion transporter MerT yields MSEPQNGRGALFTGGLAAILASACCLGPLVLIALGFSGAWIGNLTVLEPYRPIFIGVALVALFFAWRRIYRPSAACKPGEVCAIPQVRATYKLIFWGVAVLVLVALGFPYVVPFFY; encoded by the coding sequence ATGTCTGAACCTCAAAACGGGCGCGGCGCGCTCTTCACTGGCGGGCTGGCCGCCATCCTCGCCTCGGCTTGCTGCCTCGGGCCGCTGGTTCTGATCGCCTTGGGGTTCAGCGGCGCTTGGATCGGCAACTTGACGGTGTTGGAACCCTATCGCCCCATCTTTATCGGCGTGGCGCTGGTGGCGTTGTTCTTCGCCTGGCGGCGCATCTACCGGCCGTCAGCCGCCTGCAAACCGGGTGAGGTTTGCGCGATTCCCCAAGTGCGAGCTACTTACAAGCTCATTTTCTGGGGCGTGGCCGTGCTGGTTTTGGTCGCGCTCGGATTTCCCTACGTCGTGCCATTTTTCTATTGA
- the merR gene encoding Hg(II)-responsive transcriptional regulator, translating into MENNLENLTIGVFARTAGVNVETIRFYQRKGLLPEPDKPYGSIRRYGETDVTRVRFVKSAQRLGFSLDEIAELLRLEDGTHCEEASSLAEHKLKDVRERMADLARMEAVLSDLVCACHARKGNVSCPLIASLQGKKEPRSADAV; encoded by the coding sequence ATGGAAAACAATTTGGAGAACCTGACCATTGGCGTTTTCGCCAGGACGGCCGGGGTCAATGTGGAGACCATCCGGTTCTATCAGCGCAAGGGCTTGCTCCCGGAACCGGACAAGCCTTACGGCAGCATTCGCCGCTATGGCGAGACGGATGTAACGCGGGTGCGCTTCGTGAAATCAGCCCAGCGGTTGGGTTTCAGCCTGGATGAGATCGCCGAGCTGCTGCGGCTGGAGGATGGCACCCATTGCGAGGAAGCCAGCAGCCTGGCCGAGCACAAGCTCAAGGACGTGCGCGAGAGGATGGCTGACCTGGCGCGCATGGAGGCCGTGCTGTCTGATTTGGTGTGCGCCTGCCATGCGCGGAAGGGGAACGTTTCCTGCCCGCTGATTGCGTCACTGCAAGGGAAGAAAGAACCGCGCAGTGCGGACGCGGTGTAG
- a CDS encoding IS110-like element IS4321 family transposase: protein MENIALIGIDLGKNSFHIHCQDRRGKAVYRKKFTRPKLIEFLATCPATTIAMEACGGSHFMARKLEELGHSPKLISPQFVRPFVKSNKNDFVDAEAICEAASRPSMRFVQPRTESQQAMRALHRVRESLVQDKVKTTNQMHAFLLEFGISVPRGAAVISRLSTILEDNSLPLYLSQLLLKLQQHYHYLVEQIKDLESQLKRKLDEDEVGQRLLSIPCVGTLTASTISTEIGDGKQYASSRDFAAATGLVPRQYSTGGRTTLLGISKRGNKKIRTLLVQCARVFIQKLEHQSGKLADWVRDLLCRKSNFVVTCALANKLARIAWALTARQQTYVA, encoded by the coding sequence ATGGAAAACATTGCGCTCATTGGTATCGATCTGGGTAAAAACTCTTTCCATATTCATTGCCAGGATCGTCGCGGGAAGGCTGTTTACCGTAAAAAATTTACCCGGCCAAAGTTGATCGAATTTTTGGCGACATGCCCCGCTACAACCATCGCAATGGAAGCCTGTGGCGGTTCTCACTTTATGGCACGCAAGTTGGAAGAGTTGGGGCATTCCCCAAAGCTGATATCACCACAATTTGTCCGCCCGTTCGTTAAAAGCAATAAAAACGACTTTGTCGACGCCGAAGCTATTTGTGAAGCTGCATCGCGTCCGTCTATGCGTTTTGTGCAGCCCAGAACGGAATCTCAGCAGGCAATGCGGGCTCTGCATCGTGTCCGTGAATCCCTGGTTCAGGATAAGGTAAAAACAACCAATCAAATGCATGCTTTTCTGCTGGAATTTGGCATTAGCGTTCCCCGAGGAGCTGCCGTTATTAGCCGACTGAGTACCATTCTTGAGGATAATAGTTTGCCTCTTTACCTCAGCCAGTTATTGCTGAAATTACAACAGCATTATCACTATCTTGTGGAGCAGATTAAAGATTTGGAATCCCAGTTGAAACGAAAGTTGGACGAAGATGAGGTTGGACAGCGCTTGCTGAGCATTCCCTGCGTCGGAACACTGACAGCGAGTACTATTTCAACTGAGATTGGCGACGGGAAGCAGTACGCCAGCAGCCGTGACTTTGCGGCGGCAACAGGGCTTGTACCTCGGCAGTACAGCACGGGAGGTAGGACGACATTGCTGGGAATTAGTAAGCGAGGTAATAAAAAGATCCGAACTTTGTTGGTTCAATGTGCCAGGGTATTCATACAAAAACTGGAACACCAGTCTGGCAAATTGGCCGATTGGGTCAGGGATTTACTGTGCCGGAAAAGCAACTTTGTCGTCACTTGTGCTCTGGCAAACAAGCTGGCCAGAATAGCCTGGGCCCTAACGGCACGACAGCAAACTTATGTAGCATAA
- a CDS encoding integrase, which yields MIGAPGVTFRRRQHEISKVDRTVFSDVGVASENGIYGHSRFCNTDFDDKLACLNLSGV from the coding sequence ATGATCGGTGCTCCGGGTGTCACTTTCAGAAGGCGACAGCACGAAATATCAAAAGTCGACCGCACGGTCTTTTCTGACGTTGGAGTCGCCTCAGAAAACGGAATCTATGGTCACTCCCGTTTTTGCAACACCGATTTTGACGACAAGTTGGCTTGCTTGAATCTATCCGGCGTCTGA
- a CDS encoding cupin domain-containing protein: MTVESRIFSVAEYVQPSEGEPIRSVVLETRDSIIVVWHVHPGQEIAAHIHPHGQDTWTVLSGMADYFQGNGIVRALREGEIAVARPGQVHGARNTGTEPFVFVSVVASANAGFVLAER; encoded by the coding sequence ATGACTGTTGAATCGAGAATATTTTCTGTAGCCGAGTATGTTCAGCCGTCCGAAGGCGAGCCTATTCGTTCCGTTGTGCTTGAAACCCGAGACTCAATTATCGTGGTTTGGCATGTCCATCCCGGGCAGGAAATTGCGGCTCACATTCATCCTCACGGCCAAGACACGTGGACTGTTTTGTCGGGAATGGCTGATTACTTTCAGGGCAATGGGATTGTTCGTGCCCTCAGGGAAGGTGAGATAGCCGTGGCAAGACCGGGCCAAGTGCACGGGGCGCGAAATACAGGTACCGAGCCATTTGTGTTCGTCTCGGTTGTGGCATCAGCCAATGCCGGTTTCGTATTGGCTGAGCGATAG
- a CDS encoding IS6-like element IS26 family transposase — MNPFKGRHFQRDIILWAVRWYCKYGISYRELQEMLAERGVNVDHSTIYRWVQRYAPEMEKRLRWYWRNPSDLCPWHMDETYVKVNGRWAYLYRAVDSRGRTVDFYLSSRRNSKAAYRFLGKILNNVKKWQIPRFINTDKAPAYGRALALLKREGRCPSDVEHRQIKYRNNVIECDHGKLKRIINATLGFKSMKTAYATIKGIEVMRALRKGQASAFYYGDPLGEMRLVSRVFEM, encoded by the coding sequence ATGAACCCATTCAAAGGCCGGCATTTTCAGCGTGACATCATTCTGTGGGCCGTACGCTGGTACTGCAAATACGGCATCAGTTACCGTGAGCTGCAGGAGATGCTGGCTGAACGCGGAGTGAATGTCGATCACTCCACGATTTACCGCTGGGTTCAGCGTTATGCGCCTGAAATGGAAAAACGGCTGCGCTGGTACTGGCGTAACCCTTCCGATCTTTGCCCGTGGCACATGGATGAAACCTACGTGAAGGTCAATGGCCGCTGGGCGTATCTGTACCGGGCCGTCGACAGCCGGGGCCGCACTGTCGATTTTTATCTCTCCTCCCGTCGTAACAGCAAAGCTGCATACCGGTTTCTGGGTAAAATCCTCAACAACGTGAAGAAGTGGCAGATCCCACGATTCATCAACACGGATAAAGCGCCCGCCTATGGTCGCGCGCTTGCTCTGCTCAAACGCGAAGGCCGGTGCCCGTCTGACGTTGAACACCGACAGATTAAGTACCGGAACAACGTGATTGAATGCGATCATGGCAAACTGAAACGGATAATCAACGCCACGCTGGGATTTAAATCCATGAAGACGGCTTACGCCACCATCAAAGGTATTGAGGTGATGCGTGCACTACGCAAAGGCCAGGCCTCAGCATTTTATTATGGTGATCCCCTGGGCGAAATGCGCCTGGTAAGCAGAGTTTTTGAAATGTAA